Within Anthonomus grandis grandis chromosome 19, icAntGran1.3, whole genome shotgun sequence, the genomic segment AAAATGGATCATATATCAAAATGTTCCTTGGAAAACACTTCTCCTTTGAGTAAAACTTCCATTTCGGTACCTCAAAAATTGTTCAAGCTAttcacaaaaaacaaaacttagaACCCTTAAGTTGGCGACTGGGTAAAAGTGGTGGTAACTCAGAAACCATTTGACTCAGAAAAACGTATTATATATCAAAATGTTCCTTGTGAAACACTTCTCCTTTGAGTGAaactcttatttaaataactcaaaaaatgtcaaagttatactcaaaaaaccaaatataatatcaaaaaacatatacaggATGTGCAGTAAAGAAACTATGAAGTGTAACTCACCTTTTCAAGGTATATTCCACCGCCTTATCGTCTACTTCTTAGGTCCTCTTCTGTCCACGTCCTGAGGACTTTGCCCCCTTAGAGACAAGCCCCCAGGGAAGAGACTATAACGCCAACCAGATCTGCTACTCCCTCATATGGCactacactgaaaaaaaaacaaaaaaaaaccattattatagaaaaacatataattaattaatttttaaactgactaAATTATGTAGCAACAATATTAGAAAGTCAGCATTCaccatttttcaatttaatttaattttttttatgaaaatttatgaAGAAAACCGGTAAACCCGCCCGATTTAAGATACGTCGATATAGAAAATCGATATCGAGTGATGGCGGCCATTTTTGGACGGTCACGGGACGCCTCTGCCGGTGGCCATTTTGTGCGTTTTCGAACGGGAAACGATCGAAAACTTTTCACGCGATTTCCCACGAGAAAATTAGATGTGCCCCGTTGAAAGTTACATCAAAATGAGGCCCCCGATTCATAGAACGCGATTCGAGtattattttttacgtaaattcaaaatttgctcagttttttggaaaaaccgTTGTTACCTAGGGAACAAAGGACCAAAATCTTACCTCGCGATTTTCCTTTGAAAAAACAGGTGCACACTATCGAAAATTAGATCAAAATGAAGCGCGAGGTTTACGGAACCCGATTCgaacactttttttaattaactcgCGTTTTTCCCGTTTTCCCGGGACGTTTTTCCGGGAGGGAACCCGCTGTTGCTAAGGGACGCCTGGTTCTGAAACAATGGCGAAAAGAAAAGCCTTCTAGAGAGTTTTGCCGGAAGTGGAAAACGGACccgagattaaaaaaaaaagggttgcGAGATTAACGGTCCATGCGCACTGGCGCTGTGGCGCCTccgccatttttttttattattttacctaattttccaataaaatcgTGAAAATTACACGAAAATAAAGCCTTCGATCAATAAAACTCGATTCCAGTACCGTTTCATACATAAATCCCAAAATATCCCgattattcccaaaaaattccCCTGTTACCAAAAAAAGCAAAGGGCCAATCTTACCTCGCAATTTTCCTTTGAAAAAACAGATGCACACTATCGAAAATAACATCAAAATGAAGCGCGAGGTTTATAGAACCTGATTtgacacttttttataattaaaagggACTTTTCACCATTTTTCGGGACGTTTTTCCGGGAGTACTGCCTGTTTTCGGTGTCTCCCGTTCCCTGCGCGAACCTGTGCCCGGTGCACGAAATAGGGTTCAAAATTAAGGACTTGCGCAATGGGCACTTGTTTTGCAACGCGCGGGAGAGAGAAAGAGCTAGCGTCGGAGCGAGAGGGAAACTGTCCGGCTACGACGGAACTCGTGAAAACATAACCTCACTTACTTTGATTTTGGACATGCCGCATAAGGGTTTTAAAAGGGGTTTTTCGGCCCCAAGGAGCCCTATTCGGCCGATTTTCAACatgaaatcaataaattatgATCTTTAGGTTTCctcagtagttttatttttgggttCCTAGGggattaaattatgaaaaattaggttaaaacaTGTCTcgcaaaaataattaaattggactTTTCTCCGAAAGTTTTGGATGATTTCTAAAGCTTTGTACATGAAATGAAAGCTGGTTTCATCCCCTTTAAGAATATATATGACACTTTACCCCTTTGTGcaataaaaagtcaaaatttttgaaaagtttgttATCCGTCAACATCCCATACCCCCAATTTCAAAAATCGAATTATCTTTCCTTCTAAATATCCCACTTGCTTCATTTCTTTCCTCAAAAGATCTGGAAGAGCATTCTACAACTTTTGAGGGTTGAATTAGCTAATTTGGTTGAGCACAACTGATTTTATCCCTAAAAGTGTAAAGAAATCCCTTCGGAAAACCTTCTATTTGTATATTGTCCTTTTACTTTACTTCTAAAGAAGCgatttggttgattttggtcTCTAAAAGATTTGGAATAGCATTCTGGAACTTTTGAGGGTTGAATGAGTCAATTTGGTTGAGTAAAACCGATTTTATccataaaagtgtaaaaaaatccCTTCGGAAAACCTTCTATTTGTATATTGTCCTTTTACTTTGCTTCTAAAGGAGCgatttggttgattttggtcTCTAAAAGCTTTGGAAGCGCATTCTGCAACTTTCAAAGCTTGAATGAATCAATTTGGTTGAGTAGAActgattttattcaaaaatatgtaaaaaaatcccTTCCAGGCCAAAAAGAGGCCTCTCTTTTTTGTACAAAGCCCTTTAACTTCTCTTCTAAGAAACCGATTTTCGTGTTAAATACTCTGCATAAACATTCTGAAACTTTAAAGGCATAAATGAACGAAATTGGATGAGTAGAAGTggctttttccagaattttgcaaaaaatcccTTCCAAGAGgcctatttttttgtataaagccCTTTAACTTCTCTTCTAagaaaccgatttggttgattttggtcttaaaagttTTGGAAGAATATTCTTCAACTTTTAAGGCATGAATGAACCAAATCGGATGAGTAAAACTGGTTTTATCcacaaacatgtaaaaaatcCCTTCAAATAGGCTTTTTTGTGTGGTATAATGTTCTTTAACTTTGCTCCTGATTAACCgatttggttgattttggtcTCAAAAGCTTTGGAAAAGCATTCTGCAACTTTTAAGGGTTGAATGAATCAATTTGGTTGAGTAGAACTgattttattcataaatgtgTAAAAAATCCCTTCTAAGAGGGCTGTTTTTTTGTATGATGCCCTTTAACTTCTCTTCTAAAAAACCGATTTCGTTGGCTTTGGTCTTAAAACCATTGGAAGGACATTCTGAAACTTTTAAGGCATGAATGAACCAAATCGGATGAGTAGAACTGGATTTTTCCatgaaagtgtaaaaaaatccCTTCGGAAAACCTTCTATTTGTATATTGTCCTTTTACTTTGCTTCTAAATAAGCGATTTTGTtcattttggtcttaaaagctttggaaGAGCATTCTGCAACTTTTAAGGGTTGAATGAGCTCATTTGGATGAGTAGAACTAATTTTATCCATGAACATGTAAAAAATCCCTTTAAAGAGGcttttttttgtgtataatgttcTTTAACTTTGCTCCTAagaaaccgatttggttgatgTTGGTctcaaaagttttggaaaagcATTCTGCAACTTTTAAGGATTGAATGAATAAATTTGGTTGAGTAGAACTgattttattcataaatgtgCAAGAAATCCCCTCTAAGAGGCCTGTTTTTTTGTACGATACCCTTTAACTTCTCTTCTAAGCAACTGATTTTGTTGGTTTTGGTCTTAAAACCTTTGGAAGGACATTCTGAAACTTTTAAGGCATGAATGAACCAAATCGGATGAGTAGAACTGGATTTTTCCATGAAAGTGTAAAAAATCCTTTTGAAGAGCCTTGTATTTGTATATTATCCTTTAACTTTGCTTCTAAGAAACCGATTTGGTTCATTTTGGTCTTAAATGCTTTGGATAAATATTCTgcaaattttaaggcatgaaTTAACGAAATTGGATGAGTACAAGTGGCTTTTTACAGAATTGTGTAAAAAATCCCTTCCAAGAGGCCTCTTTTTTGTACAAAGCCTTTTAACTTCTCTTCTAAGAGATCGATTTGGTcaattttggtcttaaaagctttagAAGAGCATTCTGCAACTTTTGAGGGTTGAATGAAGCCATTCTGATGAGTAGAACTGGTTTTATCcacaaacatgtaaaaaatcCCTTCAAATAGGCCTTTTTGTGTGTATAATGTTCCTTAACTTTGCTCCTGAGTAACCGATTTGgctgattttggtcttaaaagttTTGGAAGAGCATTCTACAACTTCTAAAGCATAAATCAACTAAATTAGATCCCTAGAATTTACTCTATTTTCTAATCCTAggcttatatccaaaaattgtAACCAAAGGACCTCATGTATCTCTGCGAGACAGTGTTCCTCAGCCCCAAGAAGCCCTGGGTGGAAAAAAAGGCGTCTATAACTGAATCAGATTGCTAGGATTTTCCAGCAGCAACAAAACGTGTTCAGTTGAACCTTGTTACTCCCACAGGATCACCTAGGAGGCCCTGTAAGTGTCATTCCAGTTGTTTTTCTCAAATTTCTTGTGTTACTTCGGGGTCATTTTTAGTGTCACCTGTGAGAAAACAAACTGTACGttaaaaaaggagaaaaagtAATGATGGAGATGATGGTATAGGAGAATTCAACAGAATAACTAGAGTTATTTTTTGCTTGGGATAGGAGGTATGCAAGCCACTGTTTATAACAACATAATGCCTAAgattgttatttgatttttgtgtaAATTGGTGAAAATTGAGTCTAGATGTTCCCCTGTCGCCTACCAGACGGAATTTAGTCAAGTCTTAATTCTTAGTCTATTAAAAGCTTGGAAAACAAACTTGGATTCGGCGCCTTCaccattttttcaaagtcaatttTCTAGGGCTTATAACTTCTTTCTCATTAAGcagatatttacaaaaattggcGATAATGGAGCCCGAACCTTCCTCTATGGTCCACTAGAAACAATTCAGTCAAACTTTAACTCTAAGGCCCTTTAATGAGTAAGAAATCAACTTGGGGTGGGCGCCTTCACCATCTCTTCATAGCCAATTTTCAACCTTGTATAGCTTCTTTCCTAATTCATTGATTTTCATGGAATTTGGTGATAATGGAGCCTTAACCTTCTCAATTTGATTACTAGTAACGAActtgtcaaaatttaaatttaaggccTTCCAAACTGAATTTGGTGTTAGGGGATGTTTTTGGGTTCCAGTGAAAGAAAACACCGCTTATACTCTTAAAGCTTTATTCTCTAATAAAAGGAAAACTTTGCTATAATTATATCAACGTCATTTATTTGGCACTAACAGGTGaattaaatttctttcttaattttaaacGAGGTACGACTTCCTGGACCCAAATGTCGCATATAAAACAGGCCGACCGCTGAATTTTAACTAAGTATATACTATAGGCCACATTAGCGCCATTAATGCATCATACACAGCCATTTTATTtatctgagaaaaaaaaaacgattaagcAACGTCTCCTCTCACTCCCTCCCACATTCGTCTGATCTCTATCTCGTTCAAATCCGGTCGTCCGAACAGAAAAGGTTTCTGCGGGACCCGGAGCCCGTTCACCAACCCGATCTGATCCTCTTTGGAAATGATCCGGTCGCTGCTGTCCGTGTGCGTAAAATTGTTCTCGCGAGCCAAAATTCCCGTGATAAGCACGTCGTCGATCCAGAACAGTCTGGAACAGTTCTGGGCCGATCGATACAGGGCGAAAGCGACGTCCGGGCTGTAGAGTACGGCCCAGCCGGGGCAGTACGGGGGGTACGTCCTCTCGGGGTACTCCTCAAACCCCACCCGCCATTTTGAACGGTACGTCCGTAGCACCTGCGCGGATTTCTTGAGGGAACAGTACAGCAGCCCGCTGGTACCATAGGGAGAAAGTTCCCGAGTTAAAAAGCGATTGAGCTGGGGCACGTGCACGAACACGTCGTCGTCTGTTTTCAGGACGTACTTCGCCCTCGGGCAGTGATAGAGGGCGTACTTCAGGCTCATCACGTGCTTGTAGGTCAAGTTGCGGTAGCGATCCAGGAAATTGCCCTGGACGATGTCACCGTGCCGCTCCACCTCCTGTTTGATCAAAACTTCTTGCGTCAAGTTCCCCGTTCGGCCCATAAGGAAGTACAAGCGGAAATCCGGGTCGCGTTTACTCCCCCACGTGTCCCGGATCACCGTTCTTTTCCGGAAGTTGTCCGGGGACGAGTGCACCAGCACCAACAACAAGAAACTGCTGCCGGGGCAATTCCGCCTCGGTAAAATGCCGAAGGTGAAGCTGTAATTGAGCAGGGCGTGGTAGTCGTTAGCTGGTAGTAGGCCCATGGGGTGGCTGTAGTTGTACCCCGCGAGGTGGCGCCTGTAGGCCGACGTGGGGCGGGCCGGGGTCGCCCCGAAACGGTCCACGGACGCCCTCCACGCCAACAGGCCGAGGCACGTGAGCGTCGCTGCGGAGACGATCAGTTTCTCTTTCATTCTGGACCATATTTTTCCTGGAACGAAAAACAAAACATCAACGTGGAAAGAACCCGCTAAACTGATATTATTACACACTTGGGGAAACGCTAATTGCTCGTTAGAGGAGCTGCATGAATTCccatgtaaataataaataaggaaGTATATTGTTATCGATTGGTCATCAGGTAATTTCGTAATTAAACGGGATCGAGACGTTTTTATGGGTGTTTTgggtaattttttggaaactgGAGCAATTTACTGTTAAAAGAACTAAACCCCCTGGCGATAAGTTAAGGGGTTGAGGAGTTATTGATAGCCAAAGTGTTTCGCTCTGAAAAACTCACTTTTGTGGCCCCTAATACAAAACGAACGCATTAAAATGTCGATCCTCATCTATGGGGAtcttaaataagcaaaataaaatacaattcaaGGCAATTGAGGACGTGAGTGAGGAGTGAAATGCGATAGAAACCCAAAAGGTTGACGGTTTTACCCTGTTTTTTCGGTGTAATTCCCCATCTGGGAGCCACGAATCCtagacgatcgctataaaatggtGATCCTCG encodes:
- the LOC126747652 gene encoding beta-1,3-galactosyltransferase 5-like isoform X2 — protein: MKEKLIVSAATLTCLGLLAWRASVDRFGATPARPTSAYRRHLAGYNYSHPMGLLPANDYHALLNYSFTFGILPRRNCPGSSFLLLVLVHSSPDNFRKRTVIRDTWGSKRDPDFRLYFLMGRTGNLTQEVLIKQEVERHGDIVQGNFLDRYRNLTYKHVMSLKYALYHCPRAKYVLKTDDDVFVHVPQLNRFLTRELSPYGTSGLLYCSLKKSAQVLRTYRSKWRVGFEEYPERTYPPYCPGWAVLYSPDVAFALYRSAQNCSRLFWIDDVLITGILARENNFTHTDSSDRIISKEDQIGLVNGLRVPQKPFLFGRPDLNEIEIRRMWEGVRGDVA
- the LOC126747652 gene encoding beta-1,3-galactosyltransferase 5-like isoform X1; this translates as MKVLCRFERILGPKGKIWSRMKEKLIVSAATLTCLGLLAWRASVDRFGATPARPTSAYRRHLAGYNYSHPMGLLPANDYHALLNYSFTFGILPRRNCPGSSFLLLVLVHSSPDNFRKRTVIRDTWGSKRDPDFRLYFLMGRTGNLTQEVLIKQEVERHGDIVQGNFLDRYRNLTYKHVMSLKYALYHCPRAKYVLKTDDDVFVHVPQLNRFLTRELSPYGTSGLLYCSLKKSAQVLRTYRSKWRVGFEEYPERTYPPYCPGWAVLYSPDVAFALYRSAQNCSRLFWIDDVLITGILARENNFTHTDSSDRIISKEDQIGLVNGLRVPQKPFLFGRPDLNEIEIRRMWEGVRGDVA